From Chloracidobacterium sp., the proteins below share one genomic window:
- the cmr4 gene encoding type III-B CRISPR module RAMP protein Cmr4, translating into MSEPAATNGRAGVTQAAALLFIHAQTSLHPGSGTALGVVDLPVQRERHTQWPVIPGSTLKGIVRDACTRRNGDREKLQAVFGPEKSNAADHAGALSLTDARLLAFPVRSLKGVFAWVTCAAVLERLRRDVQLTGAGELDWRPPTAEPDKALCPKESPLLTDGDKLILEEFEFTRVGEADAVAAWVAERATNDDFTQQQLKQRLVVLHDDDFTHFVRHATEVTARVALDYERKTVKRGALFYEEFLPPETVFYAVALAGASRRKGHELNAGDVMEYVRAHLPPVLQIGGDETIGKGLCAVRLT; encoded by the coding sequence ATGTCTGAACCTGCCGCGACCAACGGCCGCGCCGGTGTAACGCAGGCGGCGGCGTTGTTGTTCATCCATGCGCAGACCAGTTTGCATCCGGGGTCAGGGACGGCGCTGGGCGTCGTGGACTTGCCTGTCCAGCGCGAACGCCATACGCAGTGGCCGGTAATTCCCGGTTCGACGCTGAAAGGCATTGTCCGGGACGCCTGCACCCGGCGGAACGGCGACCGGGAAAAGCTTCAGGCGGTGTTTGGCCCTGAAAAGAGCAACGCCGCCGACCACGCCGGCGCGCTGAGTCTGACGGATGCGCGTCTGCTGGCCTTTCCGGTACGGTCGCTCAAAGGCGTTTTCGCTTGGGTCACCTGCGCAGCCGTTCTGGAACGACTACGACGCGACGTGCAGTTGACCGGGGCCGGCGAGTTGGATTGGCGACCCCCAACGGCTGAGCCTGACAAGGCGCTTTGTCCAAAGGAGAGTCCACTACTGACGGACGGCGACAAGCTCATCCTCGAAGAGTTTGAGTTTACGCGCGTCGGCGAAGCGGACGCCGTCGCCGCGTGGGTCGCCGAGCGTGCGACGAACGACGATTTCACACAACAACAGCTCAAACAGCGCCTTGTCGTCCTGCACGACGACGATTTCACGCACTTCGTCCGCCATGCAACTGAGGTAACGGCGCGCGTCGCGCTGGATTACGAACGCAAGACCGTCAAGCGCGGCGCGTTGTTTTATGAGGAGTTTCTGCCGCCGGAGACCGTTTTCTACGCCGTGGCGCTGGCCGGCGCGAGCCGTCGGAAGGGACACGAACTGAACGCCGGCGACGTGATGGAGTACGTGCGCGCCCATCTTCCGCCGGTACTCCAAATCGGCGGCGATGAAACCATCGGCAAGGGCCTCTGCGCCGTACGGCTGACATAG
- the cmr5 gene encoding type III-B CRISPR module-associated protein Cmr5, which produces MPLVASKSRTLDQRRAAHAWDAVQRAKQLGADDAKKYGGQAKKLPVRILTSGLGPALAFLKAKAYAPTLKAYAPTLVDDLSAWLEERIPPKKDEPHDLLERIVRGDSHFLRRATDEALAYLDWLNRFAEAEGLTDDEQAQ; this is translated from the coding sequence ATGCCGCTCGTCGCTTCCAAATCACGGACGCTTGACCAGCGCCGCGCTGCGCACGCTTGGGACGCCGTCCAACGCGCTAAACAGCTTGGCGCGGACGACGCCAAAAAGTACGGTGGACAGGCAAAGAAACTACCCGTTCGGATTTTGACTTCCGGTTTAGGGCCGGCGCTAGCCTTTCTCAAAGCCAAGGCTTACGCCCCGACTTTGAAGGCTTACGCCCCGACTTTGGTTGATGATCTTTCCGCATGGCTTGAGGAGCGCATACCGCCGAAGAAGGACGAACCGCACGATCTACTTGAACGCATCGTGAGGGGCGACAGCCACTTTCTGCGCCGCGCCACGGACGAGGCGCTGGCTTATTTGGACTGGCTCAATCGCTTCGCCGAAGCGGAGGGACTAACCGACGACGAGCAGGCGCAATGA
- the cmr6 gene encoding type III-B CRISPR module RAMP protein Cmr6, with the protein MTKMLPKSLGKLLERLPVESRHPGLQLDKFSAAGDQKAQRDALDAVVEANSGAAKSSDYAARYQRWQQTLHAVGARTFEATTTTPLTLHLSRATALENAGLSLHPVYGFAYLPGGGLKGLARAYAETVWLPAQPDPATAWRTIEDVFGWAPNPERRQRIQDQRHPARRRYAAYYDEADPNAPEITAQVGGVIFYDAWPKVWPTLLLDIVNNHHPDYYQPPGKDKPYAPGDWEAPRPVYFLAVAPQATFLFALAKRRADVADALVAQAQEWLRGGLCTLGVGAKTNAGYGVFRPLEGGRPDVVAPETEVFETTLTLTTPAFLAGARQQAEDCDLRAATLRGQLRWWWRTLHAGSLDANQLRALEAALWGDTAAGGAVKIVVEPVGGSKTHPYEKRNKAHFSEEQKTGDYGIPSKNSGRDRNKERAKKITQGLWYVSYGMDESKGRRYYLEPGAQWRLRLIARPTAFYPDRKALSDPKADAQRAGRAISAAQVMAQAKAALWLLCHFGGVGAKARKGFGSLTTPDLNDHNLDGCKQTAQKLRAALGLPTQFVQTRAQSSALEQMLPVVEVGFNWPDIWQVLDQVGFAYQAFAKQYAHKLEKKALGLPRKIPPPCQGAFKPLSPVEDRHASPVHIHLDRRDERWLVRVTAFPAAKLPNLTDSQSFLKEFLKEVERDLQRRAALPPPLQTGNQHRPPTAQPAHQGGAVPLASAAALEQPASPAFPKSPKSGEQVEAVLLEERTKKGGWKAKHEPSGLSGPIQNSDAVPGDKQPGDRLTLIVASANEREIAFKFPTEAELQRAAKVQTSPPHKGGKPSRGVR; encoded by the coding sequence ATGACGAAGATGCTGCCCAAATCTCTTGGCAAGCTGCTGGAACGACTTCCGGTGGAAAGCCGTCATCCGGGTCTCCAACTCGACAAGTTCAGTGCAGCCGGGGACCAGAAAGCGCAACGGGACGCGCTAGATGCGGTCGTTGAGGCGAACAGCGGCGCAGCGAAGTCGAGTGATTACGCAGCGCGTTACCAACGCTGGCAACAGACACTGCATGCCGTCGGCGCGCGGACATTCGAAGCGACGACGACCACGCCGCTGACGCTGCACCTGTCGCGCGCGACGGCGCTGGAAAACGCCGGATTGAGTTTGCATCCGGTGTACGGCTTTGCCTATCTCCCCGGCGGCGGCTTGAAAGGGTTGGCGCGCGCCTATGCCGAAACCGTTTGGCTGCCCGCGCAGCCCGACCCAGCAACGGCCTGGCGGACGATTGAAGACGTGTTCGGTTGGGCACCCAATCCTGAACGACGGCAAAGGATTCAAGACCAACGGCATCCGGCCCGACGACGGTACGCCGCCTACTACGACGAAGCCGATCCGAACGCGCCGGAAATCACGGCGCAGGTTGGCGGCGTCATATTCTACGACGCCTGGCCAAAGGTGTGGCCGACGCTGCTGCTGGACATTGTCAACAATCACCACCCGGATTACTACCAGCCGCCCGGAAAAGACAAGCCATACGCGCCCGGCGACTGGGAAGCCCCAAGGCCGGTGTATTTCCTGGCGGTTGCGCCGCAGGCCACGTTTCTTTTCGCCCTTGCCAAGCGCCGCGCCGACGTAGCCGACGCGCTAGTGGCGCAGGCGCAGGAGTGGCTTCGGGGCGGTTTGTGTACGTTGGGCGTTGGTGCCAAAACCAACGCTGGGTACGGCGTTTTCAGGCCGCTGGAAGGCGGACGACCCGATGTCGTCGCGCCGGAGACAGAGGTGTTTGAAACCACGCTGACACTGACGACGCCGGCGTTTTTGGCCGGCGCGCGACAGCAGGCGGAAGACTGTGACCTGCGCGCGGCGACGCTACGCGGTCAACTGCGCTGGTGGTGGCGGACGCTCCACGCCGGTTCTTTAGACGCCAACCAACTCCGCGCCCTAGAAGCTGCGCTGTGGGGCGATACGGCGGCAGGCGGCGCGGTGAAAATCGTCGTCGAGCCGGTCGGTGGCAGCAAGACTCATCCTTATGAGAAGAGGAACAAAGCGCATTTCAGCGAAGAACAAAAGACGGGCGACTATGGCATTCCAAGTAAAAACAGTGGTCGAGATCGAAACAAAGAAAGAGCGAAAAAAATCACACAGGGTTTGTGGTATGTCTCCTACGGCATGGATGAGTCCAAGGGACGCCGCTACTACCTCGAACCCGGCGCACAGTGGCGGCTGCGGCTGATTGCCCGCCCAACCGCCTTTTATCCCGACCGAAAAGCTTTGTCCGATCCGAAGGCTGATGCGCAGCGCGCAGGGAGAGCAATTTCAGCGGCGCAGGTCATGGCGCAGGCGAAGGCGGCGCTGTGGCTGCTGTGCCATTTCGGAGGCGTCGGCGCGAAGGCGCGTAAGGGCTTCGGTTCGCTCACAACACCCGACTTGAACGACCACAACCTTGACGGCTGTAAGCAAACGGCGCAGAAACTTCGAGCGGCGTTGGGACTGCCGACGCAGTTTGTCCAAACGCGGGCGCAATCATCGGCCTTGGAGCAGATGTTGCCGGTCGTCGAAGTGGGCTTCAACTGGCCGGACATATGGCAAGTTCTTGACCAAGTAGGCTTTGCCTATCAGGCGTTTGCGAAGCAATACGCGCACAAGTTAGAAAAGAAGGCGCTGGGGCTGCCGCGTAAAATCCCACCGCCTTGTCAAGGCGCGTTCAAGCCCTTGTCTCCAGTCGAAGACCGTCATGCTTCGCCGGTGCACATCCACCTTGACCGCCGCGATGAGCGATGGCTTGTTCGGGTGACGGCGTTTCCGGCCGCCAAGCTGCCCAACCTCACCGACAGCCAAAGCTTTCTCAAAGAATTTCTGAAAGAAGTCGAACGAGATCTCCAGCGCCGCGCCGCTCTGCCACCGCCGCTTCAAACCGGCAATCAACATCGGCCGCCGACAGCCCAACCTGCCCATCAGGGGGGCGCCGTACCGCTGGCTTCCGCCGCTGCGTTGGAGCAGCCGGCTTCGCCGGCGTTCCCCAAAAGCCCTAAAAGCGGCGAGCAAGTGGAGGCGGTGCTGCTCGAAGAAAGGACCAAAAAGGGTGGCTGGAAGGCGAAGCATGAACCGTCCGGTCTCTCCGGCCCGATCCAGAACAGCGACGCCGTACCGGGCGACAAACAACCCGGCGACCGGCTGACGCTGATTGTGGCGTCGGCGAATGAGCGGGAGATTGCCTTCAAGTTTCCCACCGAAGCCGAACTGCAACGCGCCGCCAAAGTGCAAACAAGTCCGCCTCACAAAGGCGGCAAGCCATCTAGAGGGGTCCGCTGA
- a CDS encoding TIGR02710 family CRISPR-associated CARF protein, producing MNASNALVCTVGTGDKNRIEETLLNPLKQSLRTGQWETIVLLPSQGTKVYAERLCEEEQPAMPGCSIEIRPLPAAGEEDDADACFAHFDSVLASLIQAGVQPRNITADFTRGTKAMSAALVLAAVRHGLPVVRYLSGAQRDERGMVVAGSEKVLEIQTIVVTAQRRLDDAVRFFRQGDFPAAADTVRPSVTEQWPETLRNEAERLRTWADFYAAWDRLDYREAARLADQFHAVGADQNLPTDLNSYAPTPKVIEWVKYLAADLPDELQGKARSLRSLVIDLLANGERRLAHRQYEDALIRAYRVLELLGQARLFDKGYDSAALPPEDEKVRDFQDHLTRKKDRPLEADQRSGKLKASREQVARFLKFLNDDFGQKLIDTAEAKEGGTASKRRNQSVLIHGFAVVSDAEGLAKLYRQLEALVREDGGAEVDDRLKTARSVPYPSPELRQKT from the coding sequence ATGAATGCGTCAAACGCCTTAGTGTGTACGGTCGGCACCGGCGACAAAAACAGGATTGAAGAAACTTTGCTCAATCCACTCAAGCAGTCGCTGCGCACAGGGCAGTGGGAAACCATCGTTCTGTTGCCTTCACAGGGGACGAAGGTCTACGCAGAACGGTTGTGCGAAGAAGAGCAACCGGCAATGCCGGGCTGTTCCATTGAGATTCGGCCGTTGCCCGCCGCCGGGGAAGAAGATGACGCCGACGCTTGCTTTGCGCATTTCGACAGCGTACTGGCGTCGCTGATCCAAGCAGGCGTACAACCAAGGAATATCACGGCTGATTTTACGCGCGGCACAAAGGCGATGAGCGCGGCGCTGGTCTTAGCGGCGGTACGCCACGGGCTGCCGGTCGTGCGCTACCTTTCCGGCGCGCAACGCGATGAGCGCGGTATGGTCGTCGCCGGCAGCGAAAAGGTTTTGGAAATTCAGACGATTGTTGTAACCGCGCAGCGGCGGCTTGACGATGCAGTCCGGTTCTTCCGGCAGGGTGACTTCCCAGCGGCGGCGGATACGGTGCGCCCATCTGTGACCGAACAATGGCCGGAAACACTGCGGAATGAGGCGGAGCGATTGCGCACATGGGCGGATTTTTACGCCGCTTGGGACCGACTTGACTACAGGGAGGCGGCCCGGCTTGCCGACCAATTTCACGCTGTCGGCGCGGATCAGAACCTTCCTACCGACCTCAACAGCTACGCGCCGACGCCCAAAGTGATCGAATGGGTCAAATACTTGGCGGCGGACCTTCCAGATGAGCTACAGGGAAAGGCGCGGTCGCTGCGGTCGCTGGTGATTGATCTGTTGGCCAACGGCGAACGGCGACTGGCGCATCGGCAATATGAAGACGCCCTGATTCGCGCTTATCGCGTCCTGGAGTTGCTTGGGCAAGCGCGGCTTTTTGACAAAGGGTACGACTCGGCCGCGCTCCCCCCGGAGGATGAAAAAGTCAGGGATTTCCAAGATCATCTCACCAGAAAGAAAGACAGACCGCTTGAAGCAGATCAGCGAAGCGGAAAGCTCAAGGCGTCGCGTGAGCAAGTCGCTCGTTTTCTGAAGTTTCTCAACGATGACTTCGGCCAAAAGCTTATTGACACGGCCGAAGCCAAAGAAGGCGGGACAGCGAGCAAGCGGCGTAACCAGAGCGTCCTCATTCATGGCTTTGCCGTCGTATCCGACGCGGAAGGTCTTGCGAAGTTGTACCGGCAACTTGAAGCGCTTGTGCGAGAGGACGGCGGCGCGGAGGTTGACGACCGCCTCAAGACGGCGCGCTCGGTTCCCTACCCTTCGCCTGAGCTGCGCCAAAAAACCTAA
- a CDS encoding lysophospholipid acyltransferase family protein has protein sequence MSRRIFQLPTPFRDPLRQRMFAPVKSLLERWLLFHRLNELYAEVVAATGGDVHAFFEAVLEALNVKYHVLDSDLARLPATGPVVVVANHPFGGIEGIILTSMLRSVRPDAKVMANYLLGCIPEARDYFILVDPFERPDSPYANLRPLRAALRLLAQGGAIGMFPAGEVAHWQAGKRVVTDPAWKTTVARLVRAGEATVVPVYFDGRNGALFQMAGFVHPRLRTAMLPHELLNKRNREIEVRIGHPIPWSKLRALDDEALTAHLRQRTYLLASRTEPVSRFPRALAAPLRLPKLPAMLTPRRPRAPMMIAAPRDVTLLEAEIKALPASQRLVEQGEFTVWCADAEQIPHTLHEIGRLREITFREAGEGTGKSLDVDTFDAYYQHLFVWNHERREIAGGYRFGRTDEIVARFGKRGLYTNTLFAYGTAFLRSIGPALELGRSFVRREYQKSYAPLMLLWKGIGRYIAQHPRYRVLFGPVSITNEYRTASRRLMVEFLKANNFQPQLARLVRPRMPFESRTAAIAQTLLGLKSPSIPAADIEEVSAFVADIEPDAKGVPVLLRQYLKLGGKVLAFNIDPDFGDALDGLIMVDLLDSDRRTLERYMGRAEAEAFLAYHQRRMSRAG, from the coding sequence ATGTCACGTCGGATTTTTCAACTGCCAACGCCGTTTCGTGATCCGCTCCGCCAGCGGATGTTTGCGCCCGTTAAAAGCCTGCTTGAACGTTGGTTGTTGTTTCACCGGCTCAACGAGCTTTACGCCGAAGTCGTCGCAGCGACCGGCGGCGACGTACATGCGTTTTTTGAGGCGGTGCTGGAGGCGCTCAACGTCAAATACCATGTCCTTGACAGCGACCTAGCGCGCTTACCGGCGACCGGTCCCGTTGTGGTGGTCGCCAACCATCCGTTCGGTGGCATTGAAGGCATCATTTTGACCTCAATGCTGCGCTCGGTACGCCCCGACGCCAAGGTGATGGCAAACTATTTACTCGGCTGCATTCCTGAAGCGCGCGATTACTTTATCTTGGTTGACCCGTTTGAGCGGCCTGACTCGCCCTATGCTAACCTGCGCCCGCTGCGCGCAGCGTTGCGCTTGTTGGCGCAGGGCGGCGCAATCGGGATGTTTCCGGCTGGCGAAGTCGCGCACTGGCAGGCGGGCAAGCGAGTTGTGACGGACCCGGCTTGGAAAACGACGGTCGCCCGTTTAGTGCGTGCCGGCGAGGCCACGGTCGTACCCGTGTACTTTGATGGTCGTAACGGCGCGCTGTTTCAGATGGCTGGCTTTGTGCATCCGCGCCTGCGCACGGCGATGCTGCCGCACGAGTTGCTCAACAAGCGCAACCGTGAGATTGAGGTTCGGATTGGGCATCCGATTCCGTGGAGCAAGCTCAGGGCTTTGGACGACGAGGCGCTGACGGCGCATCTCCGGCAACGGACTTACCTGTTGGCGTCGCGCACCGAACCTGTCTCACGCTTCCCACGCGCCCTAGCGGCGCCGCTGCGTTTGCCAAAGTTGCCCGCTATGCTGACGCCGCGCCGACCGCGTGCGCCGATGATGATTGCCGCGCCCCGCGACGTGACGTTGCTGGAAGCTGAAATCAAGGCGCTGCCTGCAAGTCAGCGACTGGTTGAGCAGGGGGAGTTCACGGTTTGGTGCGCCGACGCCGAACAGATTCCGCACACCTTGCACGAGATCGGACGCCTACGGGAAATCACCTTTCGAGAGGCGGGTGAAGGGACAGGCAAGTCGCTGGACGTGGACACATTTGACGCCTACTACCAGCACCTTTTCGTTTGGAACCACGAGCGGCGAGAGATTGCGGGCGGGTATCGCTTTGGGCGGACGGATGAAATTGTCGCCCGTTTCGGTAAGCGTGGGCTGTACACCAACACGCTGTTCGCCTACGGTACGGCCTTTCTGCGCAGCATCGGGCCGGCGCTGGAACTGGGACGGTCTTTCGTACGGCGGGAGTACCAGAAAAGCTACGCGCCGTTGATGCTGCTTTGGAAGGGGATTGGGCGCTACATTGCGCAGCATCCGCGCTACCGCGTTTTGTTCGGCCCGGTGAGCATTACGAATGAGTACCGTACGGCGTCGCGGCGGTTGATGGTTGAGTTTCTCAAGGCCAACAACTTTCAGCCGCAACTGGCGCGGCTGGTGCGTCCGCGTATGCCGTTTGAATCGCGGACGGCGGCGATTGCGCAGACGCTGTTGGGGTTGAAGTCGCCGAGTATTCCGGCGGCGGACATCGAGGAAGTTTCAGCCTTTGTCGCCGACATTGAGCCGGACGCCAAGGGCGTTCCGGTCTTGTTGCGGCAGTACCTCAAGCTGGGCGGCAAGGTGTTAGCCTTCAACATAGATCCTGACTTCGGGGACGCGCTGGACGGTTTGATTATGGTGGATTTGCTCGACAGCGACCGGCGGACGCTGGAACGCTACATGGGCCGCGCCGAAGCCGAAGCGTTCTTGGCGTATCACCAGCGGCGGATGTCGCGCGCCGGTTAG
- a CDS encoding DegT/DnrJ/EryC1/StrS family aminotransferase, with product MQIPFVDLQAQYRSLQTELDAAVLRVMQQCNFILGKEVSDFERAFADYIGAKHCVGVASGLDALKLALEALGVGPGDEVIVPAHTFIASALAVSAVGARPVLVEVEEDSFNLDPARLEAAITSRTKAIMPVHLYGQPADLDPILAIARRHGLRVIEDASQAHGARYRGRRVGAFGDAGCFSFYPGKNLGAYGDAGGLVTDDDALAEKVRFLRNYGQEVKYKHVVKGYNLRLDTMQAAVLGVKLPHLDDWNARRAAHAAAYTHALEGVGDLRLPRVVHGDHVFHLYVVRTGRRDALQKHLAERGVATVIHYPVPIHLQAAYADLGYTRGDFPITERLADEIVSLPMYAELTTEQQNYVIAAVKDFFVQATSKT from the coding sequence ATGCAGATTCCCTTTGTTGACTTACAGGCGCAGTACCGGTCGCTCCAAACCGAGTTGGACGCCGCCGTACTGCGCGTGATGCAGCAGTGCAACTTCATTCTTGGCAAGGAAGTTAGCGACTTTGAGCGCGCCTTTGCGGATTACATCGGCGCGAAGCACTGCGTTGGGGTCGCTAGTGGACTGGACGCGCTCAAGCTCGCGTTGGAAGCCCTTGGCGTCGGCCCCGGCGATGAAGTCATTGTTCCGGCGCATACCTTCATCGCATCAGCGCTAGCGGTGTCGGCTGTGGGCGCGCGGCCGGTGCTGGTCGAGGTCGAGGAAGACAGCTTCAACCTCGATCCAGCGCGCCTAGAAGCCGCCATTACATCGCGGACGAAAGCCATCATGCCGGTTCACCTCTATGGGCAGCCGGCCGATCTTGATCCGATTCTCGCCATCGCCCGACGGCACGGTCTGCGCGTGATTGAAGACGCCTCGCAGGCGCATGGCGCACGGTATCGCGGGCGGCGCGTCGGCGCCTTTGGCGACGCTGGCTGTTTTAGCTTTTATCCGGGCAAGAATCTCGGCGCGTACGGCGACGCCGGCGGCCTTGTCACCGACGATGACGCGCTCGCCGAGAAAGTGCGGTTTCTGCGCAACTATGGGCAGGAAGTCAAATACAAGCACGTGGTCAAGGGCTACAACCTGCGGCTTGATACGATGCAGGCGGCTGTGCTGGGCGTCAAGCTGCCCCACCTCGACGACTGGAACGCCCGCCGGGCAGCCCACGCCGCCGCCTACACGCACGCGCTTGAAGGCGTCGGTGACTTGAGGCTGCCGCGTGTTGTTCACGGTGACCATGTGTTCCACCTGTACGTTGTCCGCACCGGACGCCGTGACGCGCTGCAAAAGCACCTTGCCGAGCGCGGCGTTGCGACTGTCATCCACTACCCTGTCCCGATTCACCTTCAAGCCGCCTACGCCGACTTAGGCTACACGCGCGGCGACTTCCCCATCACCGAGCGGCTGGCGGATGAAATTGTGTCGCTGCCGATGTACGCCGAGTTGACGACCGAGCAACAAAACTATGTGATTGCAGCGGTGAAGGACTTTTTCGTGCAGGCGACAAGCAAGACTTAA
- a CDS encoding glycosyltransferase family 2 protein yields the protein MATGTAEPQPASSALSNRRATLKVLAVPIAFNEEQKIGRVLDRFPPNIVDAIAVVDDASTDGTPRVIREKGVIHLRHERRLGAGAAIRTAIRYAREQGYDVIVILAGNDKDRPAEIPRLLEPIISGECDFVQGSRYLPGGDFGNMPLYRQLATRFVHPLLFSLAVRRRVTDSTNGFRAIRLSIFDDPRINIDQDWLDRYELEPYLLFKAIRLGYGFKEVPVTKIYPPKELGYTKMKPFSGWWSILRPVIYLGLGLKK from the coding sequence GTGGCGACCGGTACTGCCGAACCTCAACCGGCGTCCTCCGCATTGAGTAATCGGCGTGCGACGCTCAAAGTGCTCGCCGTCCCAATTGCCTTCAACGAGGAGCAGAAAATTGGGCGCGTCCTTGACCGCTTTCCACCAAACATTGTGGACGCGATTGCCGTTGTGGACGACGCCTCAACCGACGGCACGCCGCGGGTCATCCGTGAGAAAGGCGTCATTCACCTCCGCCACGAACGACGGTTAGGGGCCGGCGCAGCTATTCGGACGGCGATTCGTTATGCCCGAGAACAGGGCTACGATGTCATTGTCATTCTCGCCGGCAATGATAAAGACCGACCGGCGGAAATCCCGCGCCTATTAGAGCCAATTATCAGCGGCGAGTGCGATTTTGTTCAAGGTTCACGTTACTTACCGGGCGGCGACTTCGGCAACATGCCGCTCTATCGCCAACTGGCGACGCGCTTCGTGCACCCACTGCTGTTTTCCCTCGCAGTGCGGCGGCGTGTTACCGACAGCACCAACGGCTTTCGCGCTATTCGATTGTCCATCTTTGACGACCCACGCATTAACATTGACCAAGATTGGCTTGACAGATACGAACTTGAGCCTTACCTGCTGTTCAAGGCGATTCGCCTTGGCTATGGCTTCAAAGAAGTGCCGGTAACAAAGATTTATCCGCCGAAGGAGCTTGGCTACACAAAGATGAAACCCTTCTCCGGCTGGTGGAGTATTCTTCGTCCTGTGATTTACCTTGGGCTTGGCCTGAAAAAATAA
- a CDS encoding N-acetyltransferase, protein MSEALPYRKHPTALVESDRIGRGTRIWAFAHVLPGAIIGEDCNIGDHCYIESGAVVGHRVTIKNGVSVWNGVHLGDDVFLGPNVALTNDLLPRSRKPDWVCHPTYIERGATVGANATIVCRVRIGEYAMIGAGSVVTKDVPPHALCFGNPATVRGWVCRCGARLIFEGEETTCCECGDRYCRTSTGVLRIE, encoded by the coding sequence ATGAGCGAAGCGCTGCCTTACCGAAAGCACCCGACGGCGCTGGTCGAAAGTGACCGGATCGGGCGCGGCACGCGCATTTGGGCGTTTGCCCATGTCTTGCCCGGCGCGATCATCGGTGAAGACTGTAACATTGGCGACCACTGTTACATTGAGTCTGGCGCGGTCGTCGGCCACCGCGTCACCATCAAAAACGGCGTTTCGGTCTGGAACGGCGTCCATCTTGGCGACGACGTATTTCTTGGCCCTAATGTCGCGCTGACCAACGACTTGTTGCCGCGCAGTCGCAAGCCTGATTGGGTGTGTCATCCCACTTACATTGAACGCGGGGCGACTGTTGGGGCCAACGCAACGATTGTCTGCCGCGTCCGCATCGGCGAGTATGCGATGATCGGCGCGGGGTCGGTCGTCACCAAAGACGTGCCGCCTCATGCGCTCTGCTTTGGCAACCCGGCGACGGTGCGTGGTTGGGTCTGTCGCTGCGGTGCGCGCCTGATTTTTGAAGGAGAGGAAACGACGTGCTGTGAATGTGGCGACCGGTACTGCCGAACCTCAACCGGCGTCCTCCGCATTGAGTAA
- a CDS encoding septum formation initiator family protein — translation MSQARVLFISNERLRREQVLALPKPRALTLGVPLYALVAMVFIGLTGVCVTVTLRTHAELRTATETCRRLQEQVAVQAAENHQLRQALRRLEVDPRAIERPAREMGLVKPHDMVLVWTGEGEAAPPATPHP, via the coding sequence TTGAGTCAGGCAAGAGTTTTATTCATCAGTAACGAGCGACTCCGCCGGGAGCAAGTGCTGGCGCTGCCGAAACCGCGCGCTCTGACGCTGGGCGTCCCGCTGTATGCGTTGGTGGCAATGGTGTTTATCGGGCTGACTGGCGTGTGCGTTACAGTCACCCTGCGTACGCACGCGGAGCTTCGGACCGCGACGGAGACTTGCCGGCGCTTGCAGGAGCAAGTCGCCGTACAGGCGGCTGAAAATCACCAACTCCGTCAAGCGTTGCGCCGTTTAGAAGTTGACCCACGCGCTATTGAGCGGCCGGCGCGCGAAATGGGCTTGGTCAAGCCTCATGATATGGTTCTTGTTTGGACGGGAGAGGGCGAAGCGGCTCCACCTGCCACGCCACATCCCTAA